One window from the genome of Treponema sp. OMZ 838 encodes:
- a CDS encoding bifunctional ADP-dependent NAD(P)H-hydrate dehydratase/NAD(P)H-hydrate epimerase → MEKIFDSVRELDKRAEDAFNLKNGVLMEHAARGMAERIRNLLLSRLLYPQNIQGRSRQNNTLDLPSSHIKSLQMELPLVQIVCGSGDNGGDGYALARLLADFCAVRVISVKEPKSPLCKLQRERLELLGIPVAAELQERCDVLVDAVFGTGIRGSLDSEMCALIERMNVVQGYKIACDIPSGLNEFGIPSPVAFRADETCTMGALKTALYADAAKDYTGAIHVCNLGLPRCCYEGETDTFLLSAEDMKLPHRRVQNTHKMSYGHGLFFCGEKTGACMLAATAALHFGIGLVTVFGEPVPAAPFDFMYTLQLPENFSAAMVGSGLGRSFAAQARALDFLSQELVRECPLILDADILHNTKLPTLLPLFKTPILTPHPKEFQSLLANSGLAQVSVAEIQERRFEYLRLFCGAFPQAVIVLKGAYPLVGCGNQVFVNPLGTNALAKAGSGDVLSGMITALVAQGYPPLEAAYTASLAHAEAAKLLHTADYGLTASTLAEAVAKLGC, encoded by the coding sequence ATGGAAAAGATATTTGACTCGGTACGGGAGCTGGATAAGCGGGCAGAAGATGCCTTTAATCTAAAAAACGGTGTACTGATGGAACATGCTGCCCGCGGTATGGCCGAACGTATTCGGAATCTTCTTTTATCACGTTTATTGTATCCACAAAATATACAGGGACGTTCGAGGCAGAACAATACTTTGGATTTACCGTCTTCGCACATAAAATCGCTGCAGATGGAACTGCCGCTTGTGCAGATTGTCTGCGGTTCGGGTGATAACGGCGGAGACGGGTATGCTCTTGCGCGGCTGCTTGCCGATTTTTGTGCTGTTCGGGTGATTTCGGTAAAAGAACCGAAATCACCTTTGTGTAAACTGCAACGGGAACGGCTTGAGCTGCTTGGTATTCCGGTAGCCGCTGAATTGCAGGAACGTTGTGATGTACTGGTTGATGCGGTGTTCGGCACTGGAATTCGCGGTAGCCTCGATAGCGAAATGTGTGCCTTGATTGAGCGGATGAATGTAGTACAGGGCTATAAGATTGCCTGCGATATTCCGAGTGGTTTAAATGAATTCGGTATACCGTCGCCTGTTGCGTTCCGCGCCGATGAAACTTGTACCATGGGTGCCCTTAAAACAGCTCTCTATGCCGACGCCGCAAAGGATTATACCGGGGCGATTCATGTTTGTAATCTCGGTTTGCCGAGGTGCTGCTACGAAGGTGAAACCGATACCTTTCTTCTGTCAGCAGAGGATATGAAGCTGCCTCACCGCCGTGTGCAGAATACCCACAAGATGAGCTACGGGCATGGGCTTTTTTTCTGCGGCGAAAAAACCGGCGCCTGTATGCTGGCGGCCACAGCTGCGCTCCATTTCGGGATCGGTTTGGTTACTGTATTCGGAGAACCTGTGCCTGCCGCTCCGTTTGATTTTATGTATACGTTACAGCTGCCCGAAAACTTTTCCGCAGCGATGGTCGGCTCCGGATTAGGGCGAAGCTTCGCTGCACAGGCTCGGGCGCTCGACTTCCTTTCACAAGAGCTTGTTCGGGAATGTCCGCTCATTCTTGACGCCGATATACTGCATAACACCAAACTGCCTACACTGCTGCCACTTTTCAAAACGCCTATTCTAACGCCGCATCCAAAGGAGTTCCAAAGTCTGCTTGCAAATAGCGGGCTCGCGCAGGTAAGTGTCGCCGAAATACAGGAGCGCCGGTTTGAATATTTGAGACTGTTTTGCGGCGCTTTCCCGCAGGCAGTCATAGTATTGAAAGGTGCTTATCCGCTTGTCGGCTGCGGAAACCAAGTATTTGTGAATCCGCTCGGAACCAATGCGCTCGCCAAAGCGGGTTCGGGCGATGTACTGAGCGGGATGATTACCGCATTAGTGGCTCAAGGATATCCGCCCTTGGAGGCTGCGTATACCGCAAGCCTTGCCCATGCCGAAGCTGCAAAACTACTGCATACTGCCGACTACGGTTTAACGGCGAGCACACTTGCGGAGGCCGTTGCTAAACTGGGATGCTAA
- a CDS encoding omptin family outer membrane protease, translating into MRPCRLFSIFFIFFFLLPPILLAQDAKRLDTAEKTKKFPVSGFIAFSLNTMIAESREYVCRYDAILSDLKWPLIPSASYTLYGGVYFPKGIHLEGNISFMQPMATAPMTDLDFEGILATPQQTGITKFSKHNCTIVNGLSWMVKLGLQLPMPQSAAMRSAGIAMTIEPMLSFYYSKISWHSYGGYLQYAKIRPNGTYEPWSPALPKVPHIGSAVSYQQQLMIPAIGVAFEATLPHKLTLLSDFHVTADITAFAEDIHHATNVRYVDILGGGWAMHGNIRLHWNCLPFLLVFINLFYQYCITMEGSSIIYNGITSTEPSSYTPPNSAGTSLRGCTCSIGCAFRIGR; encoded by the coding sequence ATGCGGCCGTGTCGCTTGTTTTCAATATTTTTTATCTTTTTTTTCCTCTTACCACCAATACTTTTAGCACAGGACGCAAAGCGTCTCGATACTGCTGAAAAGACAAAAAAATTTCCGGTAAGCGGATTTATCGCATTTTCGCTCAACACCATGATTGCCGAAAGCCGCGAGTATGTGTGCCGTTATGATGCCATTTTAAGTGATCTAAAATGGCCGCTTATACCTTCGGCCTCTTACACGCTTTATGGCGGCGTATATTTCCCGAAAGGGATTCACCTTGAAGGGAATATTTCATTTATGCAGCCGATGGCTACCGCACCCATGACCGATTTGGACTTTGAGGGGATTCTGGCGACTCCTCAGCAGACGGGAATAACCAAATTTTCCAAACATAACTGTACAATCGTTAACGGGCTAAGCTGGATGGTAAAACTCGGTTTACAGTTGCCGATGCCGCAGTCCGCAGCAATGAGGAGCGCCGGTATTGCAATGACGATAGAACCGATGCTCAGTTTTTACTATTCAAAAATCAGTTGGCATTCCTATGGGGGCTATCTGCAATATGCAAAAATACGGCCGAACGGAACGTATGAACCGTGGAGCCCTGCATTACCTAAGGTGCCGCATATAGGATCGGCTGTATCGTATCAACAACAATTAATGATACCGGCAATAGGAGTCGCTTTTGAAGCAACACTCCCTCATAAACTAACGCTTTTATCGGATTTTCACGTTACTGCCGATATTACAGCTTTCGCAGAAGATATCCACCATGCTACTAATGTGCGATATGTTGACATTCTGGGCGGCGGATGGGCAATGCACGGTAATATCCGGTTGCATTGGAACTGCTTGCCGTTCCTTTTAGTATTCATTAATCTCTTTTATCAATATTGTATAACAATGGAAGGTAGTAGTATTATTTATAATGGCATCACCTCAACTGAGCCAAGCTCCTATACACCACCCAATTCCGCAGGCACGTCTTTACGCGGTTGTACCTGCTCGATCGGGTGTGCCTTCCGGATAGGCCGGTAA
- a CDS encoding permease, whose protein sequence is MTAFFSTVHTVFTGIVLQAVPFMLLGALLSSALYAFVPDRLLVKIFPKKYGLGFLTALFAGALFPVCECAAVPLMRSLIKKGVAMPIAVTFMLASPIVNPISIVSTLYAFPQQPSVAFYRLFFGLLIAFAIGLLLLFYPEEKYLKEDFDTQPTAQPHSLDSAVAAFRLATGRSTQNSRSEAQSDNFEGTATESKAQWLQVKVYALLMHTCSEFFTTGPFLILGAFITALIRAAVPQEFFSITSGSAAGSLLVMMLFAFVFSACSTSDAFIARSFLNRFSFGSILGFLVYGPMMDIKNLFMLLSLFKKRFVIELTLIITAINFIGISVLIRLVL, encoded by the coding sequence ATGACGGCATTTTTTTCTACCGTACATACGGTATTTACCGGTATCGTGTTGCAGGCGGTGCCGTTCATGCTGCTGGGGGCGCTTTTGTCCTCGGCTCTATACGCTTTTGTTCCCGACCGGCTGCTGGTCAAGATTTTTCCTAAAAAATACGGGCTCGGTTTTTTAACCGCGCTCTTTGCCGGAGCGTTATTCCCCGTTTGCGAGTGTGCTGCCGTTCCGCTGATGCGCAGTCTGATTAAAAAAGGCGTCGCGATGCCTATAGCGGTTACTTTTATGCTTGCGTCCCCCATCGTCAACCCTATTTCGATTGTGTCGACGCTGTACGCCTTTCCGCAACAGCCGTCCGTAGCGTTCTACCGGCTGTTCTTCGGTTTGCTGATTGCATTTGCGATTGGGCTTTTACTGCTGTTTTACCCCGAAGAAAAATACTTAAAGGAAGATTTTGATACGCAACCGACAGCCCAGCCGCATTCCCTTGATAGTGCTGTGGCAGCATTTCGTCTTGCAACAGGCAGAAGTACACAGAACAGCCGCAGCGAAGCTCAATCGGACAATTTCGAGGGCACCGCTACAGAAAGCAAAGCGCAATGGCTGCAAGTAAAAGTATACGCCCTATTGATGCACACCTGTTCGGAATTTTTTACCACAGGCCCCTTTTTAATCCTCGGTGCGTTTATCACCGCCCTGATACGCGCGGCCGTGCCTCAGGAGTTTTTCAGCATAACAAGCGGCAGTGCGGCAGGTTCGCTTCTTGTAATGATGCTTTTCGCTTTTGTATTTTCCGCTTGCTCCACCTCCGATGCCTTTATCGCCCGCAGCTTCTTAAACAGATTTTCCTTCGGTTCAATTCTCGGCTTTTTAGTATACGGCCCGATGATGGATATAAAAAACCTCTTTATGCTGTTGTCTTTGTTTAAAAAGCGGTTTGTGATAGAACTTACGCTTATTATCACGGCAATCAATTTTATCGGCATTTCAGTGTTGATTCGATTGGTTTTATGA
- a CDS encoding right-handed parallel beta-helix repeat-containing protein: MRKVFTLLTGIFFTFLFTSCEQFTSDIDTYLGYWAAEIAPVSYSIDQLQKPYPTNKDDVLCIPSTSDVTVTINLRNPKNFTLVMPNSPSLDAGKVITFPGLSPQPEYGELKDYTLTQTANDKLELKYKSTFLQAHEWGNGNISPEITFITGRRVFRRKFNLNLKVDTAPALEYAGIGKTTVGTDNYYVLLFRVKGMNTPITDSSVHKDIKKLIVTAGGGSPVEIPLTFNTGKTDFVASADLLASDVVQKLKPGDPELPASDTQDWILRLKTDVKVGGPEKAYDVSIKDAQGVSSAVISAGTPKNKLGDVKLLDGLTPMAETPTSPGVSEANPKVFAGMSVKTLTAKAQSGAAITGAIYKKNGSAWTETDTVSGITPVTVNLPAFGTGETEALYKITLKARLSGYDDSDSKDFFIKSVRQELPILKLKQAFGSSDNSLYCISAGTKGYVTEDIIPDAGQYISSNPLVIYSMRSGQCKLALSASAGTTVKYKLDSGTEQSPSAPAEIMVSVGAHILEVWTVKGTIEGPPTTMHIKVVDAVRAYGELKNLVKNAPEQGTGTGQYNYSSPIDIKIGDDLNASIDTEIAITGGKKLELLSSQSGTVRTVNANNNGRIFKVSGAGTELTLNDIKLMNGKPADNKGGAAYVETGGILVLKGKTVITPSIGSEVNTPGKNDVYLDITKSSSIKVDSALTSTEPIVARITPVPYSDTHRVLTGTAVGGEYIKFSVTQTSDSTNLWKIKNDGRLEAIPSVINGSDSLAWQKLKNAVQNFPNGSIITINGEIKATNEGSGPTANYGEIVINKNLTIKGKTGATTDILNANSTTTDPNAPVTKHRIFKVTSGKTLTLENLTLKNGKAEGTAPADCGGAIYTDGGTINITNCTITGSEAGNGGAVYTRQNSTITMSGGKICANKASSFGGGMYIHTSTLKLTNNALIGGEQYYADSAPNKIKGNIAENGGGIYFESTGNKTFVMENSTVSFNTADGTLLHNDSSGGGVTLGSSIEFTMKGGAVKNNKAVSDTGNLCGGGIALRGTNSKFIMESGNPEISGNEAVSTSANASGGGIFVGFGVTLDIKSGNITGNDAKEGQGVYVSYSMSSPPNMCMSGSAKIDTNNDVYLSGFSTNTKIKLDGVLSGVAPVARITVSNNKYLPSTQVLDGDITEGTPQNYTKFTVTPKTLGGGSTQQWEINSSGFLQKAPVVINNTGLAWQNLRDAVAAAADGDTIIINGEIKATNASDNKGEITVNKNLTIKKADGAISAVLDANCNHSGTPPYGAPTTQYRIFDVQSGKTLKLENLTLKNGNKVGITGGGILVTGKVELTNCTIESCKASDGGAIGGRGEAKLTNTVIKKCEATSKGGAIYTKGGNVTMTNCTLTGNKAKNGGAIYAEKNTGPSIPAAVTITGGAIGDINASNANKATGTGTDGNGGGIYIGGDCTVTLIDGVQVIGNTAVNGGGVYVDINSTFKMSGGTIQKNNINGAGKGVYVAASSGSMGNQNGRFIMGDEACVGEWENNGALKDGNDVYLGQNSDSGELVSIVIDGEKPITKSKVACITPHAYNFEDIVLRMSNGTAVGAYTGKFTVTPQTTPAQEWKVGNDGKLIHK; the protein is encoded by the coding sequence ATGCGTAAAGTTTTTACCCTTTTAACCGGAATTTTTTTCACTTTTTTATTTACCTCTTGTGAGCAGTTTACCTCGGATATAGATACATATTTGGGGTATTGGGCGGCAGAGATTGCTCCGGTAAGCTATAGCATTGATCAGCTTCAAAAACCGTACCCAACAAATAAAGACGATGTCTTGTGTATACCATCAACAAGCGATGTAACGGTTACGATTAACCTGCGTAATCCGAAAAACTTTACGCTCGTTATGCCTAACTCCCCTTCTCTCGATGCAGGAAAGGTTATCACATTTCCCGGGCTTTCGCCGCAGCCTGAGTATGGCGAGTTGAAAGACTACACTTTAACGCAAACCGCAAACGATAAACTGGAACTTAAATACAAATCGACCTTTTTGCAAGCGCACGAGTGGGGTAACGGTAACATTAGTCCTGAAATTACCTTCATCACTGGCCGCAGGGTGTTTCGTAGAAAGTTCAACTTAAATTTAAAAGTTGACACCGCCCCTGCTTTGGAGTACGCGGGAATCGGAAAAACGACGGTTGGTACTGACAACTACTATGTGCTTTTATTCCGCGTAAAAGGTATGAATACCCCGATTACCGACAGCAGTGTACATAAAGACATCAAGAAATTGATTGTTACGGCGGGCGGAGGAAGCCCTGTTGAGATTCCGCTTACCTTTAACACAGGCAAGACCGACTTTGTAGCGAGTGCCGATCTTTTGGCCTCAGACGTGGTACAAAAACTTAAACCGGGCGATCCCGAACTTCCTGCTTCGGACACGCAGGATTGGATACTCCGCTTAAAGACCGATGTAAAAGTCGGCGGTCCTGAAAAAGCATACGATGTCAGCATAAAAGACGCACAAGGAGTAAGTTCCGCGGTCATATCGGCAGGTACTCCCAAAAATAAGCTTGGCGATGTGAAATTGCTTGACGGTTTGACCCCAATGGCGGAAACCCCTACATCGCCGGGAGTATCTGAGGCAAATCCGAAAGTATTTGCAGGTATGAGCGTAAAAACCTTGACAGCAAAAGCACAAAGCGGAGCGGCGATAACGGGAGCTATCTATAAGAAAAACGGCAGCGCTTGGACAGAGACGGATACCGTAAGCGGTATAACGCCTGTTACGGTAAACTTACCGGCGTTCGGCACAGGCGAAACCGAAGCGCTCTACAAAATTACTCTCAAAGCTCGGTTAAGCGGCTACGACGACAGCGACTCAAAAGACTTTTTTATTAAGTCGGTACGGCAGGAGCTGCCCATCCTTAAACTGAAGCAGGCTTTTGGCAGCAGCGATAACTCTTTGTACTGCATCAGCGCAGGCACTAAAGGCTATGTTACAGAAGACATCATTCCCGATGCGGGACAGTATATATCCTCAAACCCGCTGGTTATTTACAGTATGCGCAGCGGACAGTGCAAGCTTGCGCTTAGTGCGTCCGCAGGAACCACGGTAAAGTATAAGCTGGACAGCGGTACCGAACAGTCGCCGTCGGCGCCGGCGGAAATAATGGTATCCGTCGGTGCACACATACTTGAAGTATGGACTGTAAAGGGCACAATAGAAGGGCCGCCCACTACCATGCATATTAAGGTGGTAGATGCCGTAAGAGCCTACGGCGAACTTAAAAACCTTGTAAAAAACGCTCCCGAACAAGGTACGGGTACGGGGCAGTATAATTATAGCAGCCCCATAGATATTAAAATCGGCGACGACCTGAACGCTTCGATCGATACCGAAATAGCGATAACCGGCGGCAAAAAACTGGAACTGCTTAGTTCGCAAAGCGGTACCGTCCGCACTGTAAACGCAAATAACAACGGGCGCATCTTCAAAGTAAGCGGAGCCGGCACGGAGCTTACGCTGAATGATATAAAGCTTATGAACGGTAAGCCTGCTGACAACAAAGGTGGGGCGGCTTACGTCGAAACGGGCGGCATACTTGTGCTGAAAGGCAAGACCGTTATTACCCCATCCATCGGCAGTGAAGTAAACACGCCGGGCAAAAATGACGTGTATCTGGATATTACGAAGAGTTCTTCGATTAAAGTGGATAGTGCTTTGACGAGTACCGAGCCCATTGTTGCCCGCATTACACCTGTACCATACAGCGATACGCATAGAGTGCTTACGGGTACAGCCGTCGGCGGTGAATATATCAAGTTCAGTGTAACACAAACCTCCGATTCAACAAACCTATGGAAAATAAAGAATGACGGAAGATTGGAAGCGATTCCCAGTGTTATAAACGGCTCGGACTCCCTCGCATGGCAAAAGCTGAAAAATGCCGTGCAGAATTTCCCCAACGGTAGTATTATCACCATCAACGGCGAAATTAAAGCGACAAACGAAGGTTCGGGCCCGACAGCCAATTACGGCGAAATCGTTATCAACAAGAACCTCACGATTAAGGGCAAAACCGGAGCGACTACAGACATTCTTAACGCAAACAGTACTACTACCGATCCCAATGCCCCTGTGACAAAGCACCGCATCTTCAAGGTAACAAGCGGTAAAACGCTTACCCTTGAAAACCTGACGCTCAAAAACGGCAAGGCAGAAGGGACTGCACCGGCTGACTGCGGCGGGGCAATTTACACAGACGGCGGTACAATCAATATTACAAACTGCACGATTACCGGCAGCGAGGCGGGCAACGGTGGAGCTGTTTATACACGTCAAAACAGTACCATAACGATGAGCGGCGGTAAAATCTGCGCCAATAAAGCATCGTCGTTCGGCGGCGGTATGTATATACACACCAGTACATTGAAACTTACAAACAATGCACTCATCGGCGGTGAGCAATATTATGCAGATTCCGCACCCAACAAGATAAAAGGTAATATTGCAGAGAACGGCGGCGGCATATACTTTGAGTCAACCGGTAACAAAACGTTTGTGATGGAAAACAGTACCGTCTCTTTCAATACCGCGGACGGGACTTTGTTGCATAATGACAGCAGTGGCGGCGGCGTGACACTTGGCTCATCTATAGAGTTTACAATGAAAGGCGGTGCGGTAAAAAACAACAAAGCCGTCAGTGATACCGGAAACCTGTGCGGCGGAGGCATAGCACTCCGCGGTACAAACAGTAAGTTTATTATGGAAAGCGGCAATCCTGAAATATCCGGCAACGAAGCAGTCAGTACGAGTGCAAACGCTTCCGGAGGCGGCATATTTGTCGGCTTCGGCGTAACGTTGGATATTAAATCCGGAAATATTACCGGCAACGATGCAAAAGAAGGGCAAGGCGTGTATGTATCTTATTCAATGTCTTCCCCTCCAAATATGTGTATGTCCGGCAGTGCAAAAATCGATACAAACAACGATGTATATTTGTCAGGGTTTTCCACCAATACAAAAATTAAACTTGACGGTGTATTAAGCGGTGTCGCTCCTGTGGCACGCATTACCGTATCGAACAACAAATACCTGCCGAGTACGCAAGTGCTTGACGGCGATATAACAGAAGGTACACCGCAAAACTATACCAAGTTTACCGTAACGCCGAAAACTTTAGGCGGGGGAAGTACGCAGCAATGGGAAATAAACAGTAGCGGATTTTTACAAAAGGCACCCGTAGTTATAAACAACACAGGTCTTGCGTGGCAAAATCTCAGAGACGCGGTTGCCGCCGCCGCGGACGGTGACACCATCATCATAAACGGTGAGATTAAAGCGACAAACGCTAGTGATAACAAAGGCGAAATTACTGTCAATAAAAACCTTACGATAAAAAAAGCGGACGGCGCAATATCTGCCGTTTTGGACGCAAACTGCAATCATAGTGGCACTCCTCCTTATGGTGCTCCTACAACGCAGTACCGTATCTTTGATGTACAAAGCGGCAAGACACTCAAGCTTGAAAATTTGACACTTAAAAACGGAAACAAAGTAGGTATAACTGGCGGCGGTATTTTGGTTACCGGCAAAGTAGAGCTTACAAACTGTACTATCGAAAGCTGCAAAGCGTCAGACGGCGGTGCAATAGGAGGCAGGGGTGAGGCAAAACTTACAAATACAGTAATTAAAAAGTGCGAGGCAACGTCCAAAGGTGGCGCTATTTACACAAAAGGCGGTAACGTTACCATGACGAACTGCACCCTTACGGGCAACAAGGCAAAGAACGGTGGCGCCATCTATGCGGAAAAGAACACTGGGCCGAGTATACCGGCTGCCGTAACAATCACAGGCGGTGCAATCGGCGACATAAATGCGTCTAACGCAAATAAAGCGACCGGGACTGGAACAGACGGTAACGGCGGTGGCATTTATATCGGGGGAGACTGCACAGTCACACTTATAGACGGCGTACAGGTTATCGGCAACACGGCAGTAAACGGTGGCGGTGTATATGTGGATATAAACAGTACATTTAAGATGTCCGGCGGCACAATTCAGAAGAATAATATAAACGGTGCGGGAAAAGGCGTTTATGTAGCAGCCTCTTCCGGTAGTATGGGTAATCAAAATGGTAGGTTTATTATGGGTGATGAAGCCTGTGTTGGAGAATGGGAAAACAATGGCGCTCTGAAAGACGGAAATGATGTTTATTTAGGACAAAACAGTGACAGCGGCGAGCTTGTGAGCATTGTCATTGACGGCGAGAAGCCCATAACGAAATCGAAGGTTGCCTGTATTACTCCGCACGCATATAACTTTGAAGACATTGTACTAAGGATGTCGAACGGCACTGCGGTAGGAGCTTATACGGGTAAGTTCACCGTAACGCCGCAAACAACTCCTGCACAGGAGTGGAAGGTAGGTAATGACGGCAAACTGATACACAAGTAA
- a CDS encoding type II toxin-antitoxin system Phd/YefM family antitoxin: MPQIVPIRDLKNTANISALCHESNEPIFITKNGYGDMVIMSMETFERNSFFYRLYDNLNAAELDVKEGRVIDADDAVAELKSKYGL, encoded by the coding sequence ATGCCGCAAATAGTTCCGATACGTGATTTAAAGAATACTGCAAATATTTCCGCCTTGTGTCATGAAAGTAATGAACCTATTTTTATAACAAAAAACGGTTACGGCGATATGGTAATTATGAGTATGGAAACGTTTGAAAGAAACTCCTTTTTTTATCGTCTGTATGATAATCTGAATGCGGCGGAGCTGGATGTGAAAGAAGGGCGTGTTATCGATGCTGATGATGCAGTTGCAGAACTAAAATCCAAGTATGGTTTATAA
- a CDS encoding class I SAM-dependent RNA methyltransferase, producing MLEFLALCAVGAEPILSNELKLLDFKPVNRLPGRVFFTSTLKEPEVVSIMRANFYLRTADRLYLVLKEFAADNFDTLYDTVAAVDWQRFFSKDSKITVDKVRTFKSKLASEHAVQRAVHKAVCTALCSAWKMDVLPETGREYSIRIYIEHNRVYLLLDLSGEPLHRRGYRLSGGAAPMRETLAAVLLQCMQWKRKLPLHDAFCGSGTIPIEAAWYAYNIPPGIGRSFAFETFTCYSSKKDRQLIEEERRRGALNIRTDCLVRVSGSDNDPEAVRLAQTNAERACMLAGKALQRIGKDNRIPRPEFIQADFSELTAPYPEGVLLSNPPYGDRLGDEQEATTLYEKMTSIPHEFDNWRLGFITDKPAFADIFLRAGITLKKRPLKSGNLDTCLYSYGL from the coding sequence ATGCTTGAATTTTTAGCGCTTTGCGCAGTCGGCGCGGAGCCGATCCTTTCAAATGAATTAAAACTGTTAGACTTTAAACCGGTTAACCGATTGCCGGGACGTGTTTTTTTTACCTCTACACTGAAGGAGCCTGAAGTCGTAAGCATTATGCGTGCAAACTTTTACCTCCGCACTGCGGACAGGCTCTATCTCGTCCTGAAAGAATTTGCCGCTGATAACTTCGATACGTTGTATGACACCGTTGCCGCAGTAGATTGGCAGCGTTTTTTTTCCAAAGATTCCAAGATAACGGTAGACAAAGTCAGAACCTTTAAGAGTAAACTCGCTTCCGAACATGCAGTGCAGCGGGCTGTTCATAAGGCGGTATGCACCGCGCTCTGTTCCGCATGGAAGATGGATGTATTACCGGAAACAGGGAGAGAGTACAGTATACGCATATACATAGAACATAACCGCGTGTATCTGCTGCTTGACCTTTCGGGAGAGCCGCTGCACCGGCGGGGATACCGCTTAAGCGGAGGCGCCGCGCCGATGAGGGAAACGCTGGCGGCTGTTCTGTTGCAGTGTATGCAATGGAAACGGAAGCTGCCGCTGCATGACGCTTTTTGCGGTTCGGGTACCATCCCGATTGAAGCGGCGTGGTATGCCTATAATATCCCGCCCGGAATCGGCCGCAGCTTTGCCTTTGAAACCTTTACCTGTTATTCGTCTAAAAAAGACCGGCAGCTTATTGAAGAAGAGCGCCGGCGCGGTGCGCTCAATATCCGCACGGATTGCTTGGTGCGAGTGAGCGGTTCCGACAACGATCCTGAGGCGGTGCGGCTTGCGCAAACCAATGCGGAGCGCGCTTGTATGCTTGCAGGCAAAGCGCTGCAACGGATTGGAAAAGATAACCGTATCCCGCGCCCCGAATTTATCCAAGCTGATTTTAGCGAACTTACCGCGCCGTATCCCGAAGGGGTGCTCCTTTCCAATCCGCCTTATGGAGACCGCCTCGGCGATGAACAGGAAGCAACCACGCTCTACGAAAAAATGACGTCCATTCCGCACGAGTTTGACAACTGGCGTTTAGGTTTTATTACCGACAAACCGGCTTTTGCAGACATATTCCTGCGTGCAGGCATTACGCTCAAAAAGCGGCCGTTAAAGAGCGGTAACCTCGACACCTGCCTGTATTCATACGGATTGTAG